The following proteins are encoded in a genomic region of Paralichthys olivaceus isolate ysfri-2021 chromosome 23, ASM2471397v2, whole genome shotgun sequence:
- the kmt2e gene encoding inactive histone-lysine N-methyltransferase 2E isoform X7, translating into MHLHFHFDSEQRYTQEVLHSALTACNRSIRAETGSRGAVSPLYLWTNFLKSRPESVEASPVVVEKSSYPHQIYSSSSHHSHSYIGLPYADHNYGARPPPTPPASPPPSMLIRQGEGGLFVPGGQDEASRGTTLSTSEDGSYGADITRCICGFTHDDGYMICCDKCSAWQHIDCMGIDRQNIPETYLCERCQPRHLDRERAILLQTRKRECLSDGDTSATESGDEVPLELYSTFQHTPTTITLTTGRLGHKQVDKKRKKSGDKEPQASSARAKKAFREGSRKSSRVKGAAPEQEPTEHPSLWENKIKTWMERYEEASSNQYSEDVQVLLRVKEQGDGKSLAYNTHPASFKPPVESQVQKNKKILKAVRDLAPDSLIIEYRGKFMLRQQFEANGYFFKRPYPFVLFYSKFDGLEMCVDARSFGNEARFIRRSCTPNSEVRHVIEDGMLHLYIYSLRPITKGTEITIGFDFDYGSCKYKVDCACVRGNQECPVLKHNLEPTENLGSGGRRRGSRKDKEAVRDDLGQNQNMGLDGEGKSKSLGDGKQRKLSPLRLSISNNQASPAEQSHLPVGAASSWKGLKHKETREERKMEAILQAFARMEKREKRREQALERIGSVKSEVGGRSDIKEEPPVTPETADSPTVMQPLLEVKEEPGLKQAKVKASRNRKSFSRNRTHIGQQRRRARTISTCSDLAPGSPTESIEPLSNDSPEGETPTALEPETIAYQAEDTSPPHSSSPAPDRNRTGSKNFKTKKHFVSEWVGEKQQDRGAVRTPEPAPERPLRISSDPEVLATQLNALPGMACSPQIYSTPKHYVRFSSPFLANRSPTTPGVPTGRRRSRELPETPPTTGPCKKRWLKQALEEEGSPSPARRPSLVMPSEGPLSPSINGDSDSPLPFNGICSLPELPTPLKKRRLSPLDACMSESSTPYGSPCATPTRADQLETPATPVLLATPPRPRIEEPNTEPLPSTPTQTLTAPQESESSVESSPEVSRKPSVQEADRPPSLVSSPCIRAPSSDGLPTEAKMSVPESPQPPATESVDCGEDRTDGGVVEGNSEASSSAETCASSFPGWIKSPERGPTGAAGLNFSPVNSNLRDLTPSHTLEPLAAPFRPEAAAGTAAVSTAGTGSLVSSQAPFSEGQGQLFYPCSEEGSSLGFPRSLNGDGSGEAGGSAQNPPQKKKVSLLEYRKRQREARRSGSKTECSSPVSTVPPMSMDAFPVALETASEPPPPPAPTILCNATSNATTVTVKEPQTNEEAETAAEKGEKEGGEGQWTSSTSVEQARERSYHRALLLSKDKDTDGETEGGDTPALRDCPSPGLQKTPTHGPCSPGAVSQTPSRSVKEDEADAQPRTPNLTTQPPSKPTGPKPAPLTPTKLHQTPLPSSPVHFPGSSLLHSPKPPSQGSPYRSQRALFSTQPQNQPQPQAQTGPAPFPQYNAQSAPPPPPPPPPAPPVSTAYFPSQSPSPAGPFPGFKPSVTPPYPPGSQPLMQTIPHSVHYQSSAAPPPPPPPPPHPMSGPTLLHVNLQPPPIQQHQLLLTTAPPPPPPPQVQTSQQPQQQPLAGGPLLSLTPPPPPPPPPPAPSTNPQMQPHHFQNLGGFQPALMHPGTVANPSVPQSTYPPPLQQSGLPPPPPPPPQQTQQGQAQAAASQMPSGTRGAPASSTPFHSSGYLSTGWH; encoded by the exons ATGCActtacattttcactttgacaGTGAGCAGCGatacacacaggaagtgttgcatAGTGCTCTTACGGCATGCAACCGGAGCATAAGGGCAGAGACAGGCTCACGCGGTGCCGTGTCACCACTTTACCTTTGGActaactttttaaaaag CAGACCAGAATCGGTGGAGGCCAGCCCTGTGGTAGTGGAAAAGTCCAGCTACCCACACCAGATCTACAGCAGCAGTTCACACCATTCCCACAGTTACATTGGCCTGCCTTATGCC GACCATAACTATGGGGCGCGGCCCCCACCTACACCACCggcctcccctcctccttccatGTTGATCCGACAAGGAGAGGGAGGGTTGTTTGTTCCAGGGGGCCAGGACGAAGCATCCAGGGGCACCACGCTCAGCACCTCAGAGGATGGCAGCTACGGGGCTGACATCACCCGCTGCATCTGTGGCTTCACCCACGATGACGGCTACATGATCTGCTGTGATAAGTGCAG TGCCTGGCAGCATATTGACTGCATGGGCATCGACAGGCAGAACATTCCTGAGACCTATCTGTGTGAACGCTGCCAACCACGACACCTGGATAGGGAGAGGGCCATCCTGCTGCAGACTAGGAAACGAGAATGTTTGTCTG ATGGGGACACCAGTGCGACAGAGAGTGGAGATGAGGTGCCGTTAGAGCTGTACTCCACCTTCCAACACACACCTACCACCATCACCCTGACGACTGGGCGCCTTGGCCATAAACAGGTTGATAAAAAACGTAAAAAGAGTGGCGATAAGGAGCCTCAAGCATCCTCAGCCCGAGCTAAGAAG GCCTTCCGAGAAGGTTCCAGAAAGTCCTCCAGAGTAAAG GGTGCCGCTCCAGAGCAGGAGCCGACAGAACACCCGTCTCTGTGGGAGAACAAGATCAAGACGTGGATGGAGCGTTACGAGGAGGCCAGCAGCAATCAGTACAGTGAGGACGTCCAGGTCCTGTTGCGTGTTAAAGAGCAAGGCGACGGCAAGAGCCTGGCGTACAACACGCATCCAGCCTCTTTCAAACCACCTGTGGAG AGTCAAgttcagaaaaacaagaagatcCTCAAGGCGGTGCGAGACCTGGCCCCAGACTCCCTCATCATTGAGTACAGGGGAAAGTTTATGCTTCGACAGCAATTTGAGGCCAATGGTTACTTCTTTAAGAG GCCGTAtccatttgtgttattttattcaaaatttGACGGACTGGAGATGTGTGTGGACGCTCGCAGCTTCGGCAACGAGGCGCGCTTCATCCGTCGCTCCTGTACCCCCAATTCTGAG GTGCGGCACGTCATCGAAGACGGCATGCTGCATTTATACATCTACTCTTTGAGGCCTATCACCAAGGGCACAGAGATCACCATTGGCTTTGATTTTGACTATGGCAGCTG TAAATACAAGGTGGACTGTGCCTGTGTGAGGGGGAACCAGGAATGCCCAGTGCTCAAGCACAACCTGGAGCCCACGGAGAACTTGGGTTCTGGAGGTCGCCGCCGAGGGAGTCGCAAGGACAAGGAGGCGGTGCGGGACGACCTGGGCCAGAACCAGAACATGGGTTTGGACGGCGAGGGGAAGAGCAAGAGTTTAGGTGACGgcaaacagagaaaactttCTCCTCTCCGCCTCTCCATCTCAAACAACCAG GCCAGCCCAGCGGAGCAGTCCCATCTCCCTGTCGGGGCGGCTTCCAGCTGGAAGGGACTGAAACACAAGGAG AcacgagaagagaggaagatggaggccATTCTGCAAGCCTTCGCCCGTatggagaagagggagaaacGCAGGGAGCAGGCCCTGGAGCGAATCGGCAGTGTCAAGTCAGAGGTCGGAGGCCGCAGTGACATCAAGGAAGAGCCTCCGGTCACTCCTGAGACAGCAGATTCCCCAACTGTCATGCAg CCACTTCTGGAGGTGAAAGAGGAGCCAGGACTAAAGCAGGCAAAGGTCAAAGCCTCgagaaacaggaagagtttCTCAAGAAACCGCACGCACATCGGTCAGCAGCGCCGACGAGCTCGCACCATCAGCACCTGTTCTGACTTGGCCCCTGGCTCTCCGACTGAGTCTATTGAGCCCCTGTCCAATGACTCTCCTGAAGGAGAAACCCCCACTGCACTGGAGCCTGAGACCATCGCTTACCAAGCAGAGGACACCAGCCCTCCGCACAGCAGCTCACCTGCACCTGACAGAAACCGCACTGGGAGCAAGAACTTCAAAACTAAAAAg CACTTTGTCAGCGAATGGGTgggagagaagcagcaggacCGTGGTGCAGTGCGAACCCCTGAGCCGGCCCCAGAGAGACCACTGAGAATAAGCAGTGACCCAGAAGTACTCGCCACACAGCTGAACGCCCTTCCAGGCATGGCCTGCTCGCCGCAGATCTACAGCACGCCCAAACACTACGTTCGTTTCTCGTCCCCATTCCTGGCGAATCGCAGCCCCACCACTCCCGGAGTCCCCACAGGGAGACGGCGGTCCAGAGAACTGCCAGAAACTCCGCCAACCACAGGCCCCTGCAAGAAG CGATGGTTGAAGCaggctctggaggaggaaggCTCCCCCAGCCCAGCCAGACGACCGAGCCTCGTCATGCCCAGTGAGGGACCTCTCAGCCCCTCCATTAATGGAGACTCGGACAGCCCTCTACCTTTCAACGGCATTTGCTCGCTACCAG AGTTGCCCACACCTTTGAAAAAGCGGCGGTTGAGTCCGTTAGATGCCTGTATGTCCGAGAGTTCAACACCCTACGGCTCCCCATGTGCCACGCCCACCAGGGCCGACCAACTGGAGACACCTGCGACGCCCGTCTTACTCGCTACCCCTCCACGCCCGCGGATAGAGGAGCCCAATACAGAGCCCCTGCCCAGCACCCCAACACAGACACTTACTGCCCCTCAGGAG AGTGAATCTTCTGTGGAGAGCTCACCAGAGGTCAGCCGGAAACCCAGTGTGCAAGAG GCTGATCGCCCGCCTTCGTTGGTCTCCTCTCCTTGCATCAGGGCTCCCAGCTCAGATGGACTACCCACAGAGGCCAAGATGTCAGTTCCAGAGAGTCCACAGCCCCCAGCGACAGAGTCTGTGGACTGCGGGGAGGACCGGACTGATGGTGGAGTTGTAGAAGGCAATAGCGAGGCTTCCTCTTCCGCAGAAACTTGTGCTTCCTCTTTTCCCGGCTGGATAAAAAGCCCAGAGAGAGGCCCGACTGGAGCAGCTGGCCTGAACTTCTCCCCAGTCAACTCAAACTTAAGGGACCTCACCCCTTCACACACCCTGGAGCCTCTGGCAGCTCCTTTCAGGCCTGAGGCTGCAGCTGGGACTGCAGCAGTGTCCACAGCAGGGACCGGGTCATTGGTCAGCTCTCAAGCCCCCTTCAGTGAAGGCCAGGGGCAGCTCTTTTACCCCTGCTCTGAAGAGGGAAGCTCACTCGGATTCCCTCGCTCACTGAACGGGGACGGCAGCGGCGAGGCAGGAGGATCGGCACAGAACCCTCCACAGAAGAAAAAG GTTTCCCTGCTCGAATACAGAAAGCGTCAACGAGAAGCTCGCCGCAGCGGCTCTAAGACTGAGTGCAGCTCTCCCGTTTCCACCGTGCCGCCCATGAGCATGGACGCCTTTCCTGTCGCTCTCGAGACTGCCAGtgagcctcctcctccccctgctcccaCAATACTCTGCAACGCCACCTCCAACGCCACCACGGTCACGGTAAAAGAGCCTCAAACTAATGAGGAGGCAGAGACTGCtgcagagaaaggagagaaggaaggcGGAGAAGGACAGTG gaCGTCGTCGACTTCTGTGGAGCAGGCCCGAGAGCGGAGCTACCACCGAGCTCTGCTGCTCAGCAAAGATAAAGACACAG ATGGTGAGACAGAGGGTGGTGACACGCCTGCCCTCAGAGACTGTCCATCGCCAGGTCTTCAAAAGACCCCGACCCATGGA cccTGCTCTCCTGGTGCTGTCTCCCAGACTCCAAGTCGTTCAGTGAAGGAGGACGAGGCAGACGCTCAACCTCGGACGCCAAATCTGACGACGCAGCCACCAAGCAAACCCACAGGACCTAAGCCGGCTCCTCTGACCCCCACAAAGCTGCATCAAACCCCCTTGCCCTCCTCTCCGGTCCACTTCCCTGGATCCTCACTCCTCCACTCCCCCAAGCCTCCTTCTCAGGGCTCGCCCTACCGCAGCCAGAGGGCGCTGTTCTCCACGCAGCCTCAAAACCAGCCACAGCCCCAGGCTCAGACTGGCCCTGCTCCTTTTCCCCAGTATAACGCACAGAGtgctcctccaccacctccccctcctccaccagcgCCTCCAGTCTCCACGGCGTATTTTCCCAGCCAGAGCCCCTCGCCCGCTGGACCCTTCCCTGGGTTCAAACCTTCCGTCACCCCGCCTTACCCTCCCGGCTCTCAGCCCTTGATGCAGACTATTCCCCACAGTGTGCACTATCAGAGCTCAGCCGCGCCTCCTCCaccgcctcctccacctccacacccGATGAGCGGCCCCACTCTGCTGCACGTtaacctgcagcctcctcccaTCCAGCAGCACCAGCTCCTGCTGACCACTGCTCCCCCTCCGCCTCCTCCCCCTCAGGTTCAGACGTCCCaacagccgcagcagcagcctcttGCAGGCGGCCCCTTGTTGTCACTCACGCCTCCTCCGCCGCCCCCGCCTCCTCCCCCGGCCCCATCAACCAACCCCCAGATGCAGCCCCACCACTTTCAGAACTTAGGGGGGTTTCAGCCGGCACTGATGCATCCAGGGACCGTAGCCAATCCTTCAGTGCCCCAATCGACGTACCCCCCACCCCTTCAGCAGAGCGGActgcctccacctccccctcctcccccccaaCAGACTCAACAAGGCCAGGCCCAGGCCGCAGCCTCCCAGATGCCTTCTGGGACTCGTGGAGCTCCTGCGTCCTCGACCCCCTTTCACAGCTCGGGGTACCTTAGCACAGGGTGGCACTGA
- the kmt2e gene encoding inactive histone-lysine N-methyltransferase 2E isoform X9 has translation MSIVIPVGVDTADTSYLDMAAGSDRPESVEASPVVVEKSSYPHQIYSSSSHHSHSYIGLPYADHNYGARPPPTPPASPPPSMLIRQGEGGLFVPGGQDEASRGTTLSTSEDGSYGADITRCICGFTHDDGYMICCDKCSAWQHIDCMGIDRQNIPETYLCERCQPRHLDRERAILLQTRKRECLSDGDTSATESGDEVPLELYSTFQHTPTTITLTTGRLGHKQVDKKRKKSGDKEPQASSARAKKAFREGSRKSSRVKGAAPEQEPTEHPSLWENKIKTWMERYEEASSNQYSEDVQVLLRVKEQGDGKSLAYNTHPASFKPPVESQVQKNKKILKAVRDLAPDSLIIEYRGKFMLRQQFEANGYFFKRPYPFVLFYSKFDGLEMCVDARSFGNEARFIRRSCTPNSEVRHVIEDGMLHLYIYSLRPITKGTEITIGFDFDYGSCKYKVDCACVRGNQECPVLKHNLEPTENLGSGGRRRGSRKDKEAVRDDLGQNQNMGLDGEGKSKSLGDGKQRKLSPLRLSISNNQDPELYEDLEDKTSVSNEVEMESEEQIAERRRKMTREERKMEAILQAFARMEKREKRREQALERIGSVKSEVGGRSDIKEEPPVTPETADSPTVMQPLLEVKEEPGLKQAKVKASRNRKSFSRNRTHIGQQRRRARTISTCSDLAPGSPTESIEPLSNDSPEGETPTALEPETIAYQAEDTSPPHSSSPAPDRNRTGSKNFKTKKHFVSEWVGEKQQDRGAVRTPEPAPERPLRISSDPEVLATQLNALPGMACSPQIYSTPKHYVRFSSPFLANRSPTTPGVPTGRRRSRELPETPPTTGPCKKRWLKQALEEEGSPSPARRPSLVMPSEGPLSPSINGDSDSPLPFNGICSLPELPTPLKKRRLSPLDACMSESSTPYGSPCATPTRADQLETPATPVLLATPPRPRIEEPNTEPLPSTPTQTLTAPQESESSVESSPEVSRKPSVQEADRPPSLVSSPCIRAPSSDGLPTEAKMSVPESPQPPATESVDCGEDRTDGGVVEGNSEASSSAETCASSFPGWIKSPERGPTGAAGLNFSPVNSNLRDLTPSHTLEPLAAPFRPEAAAGTAAVSTAGTGSLVSSQAPFSEGQGQLFYPCSEEGSSLGFPRSLNGDGSGEAGGSAQNPPQKKKVSLLEYRKRQREARRSGSKTECSSPVSTVPPMSMDAFPVALETASEPPPPPAPTILCNATSNATTVTVKEPQTNEEAETAAEKGEKEGGEGQWTSSTSVEQARERSYHRALLLSKDKDTDGETEGGDTPALRDCPSPGLQKTPTHGPCSPGAVSQTPSRSVKEDEADAQPRTPNLTTQPPSKPTGPKPAPLTPTKLHQTPLPSSPVHFPGSSLLHSPKPPSQGSPYRSQRALFSTQPQNQPQPQAQTGPAPFPQYNAQSAPPPPPPPPPAPPVSTAYFPSQSPSPAGPFPGFKPSVTPPYPPGSQPLMQTIPHSVHYQSSAAPPPPPPPPPHPMSGPTLLHVNLQPPPIQQHQLLLTTAPPPPPPPQVQTSQQPQQQPLAGGPLLSLTPPPPPPPPPPAPSTNPQMQPHHFQNLGGFQPALMHPGTVANPSVPQSTYPPPLQQSGLPPPPPPPPQQTQQGQAQAAASQMPSGTRGAPASSTPFHSSGYLSTGWH, from the exons ATGAGCATAGTCATCCCAGTGGGGGTGGACACAGCAGACACCTCATACCTGGACATGGCGGCGGGCTCAGA CAGACCAGAATCGGTGGAGGCCAGCCCTGTGGTAGTGGAAAAGTCCAGCTACCCACACCAGATCTACAGCAGCAGTTCACACCATTCCCACAGTTACATTGGCCTGCCTTATGCC GACCATAACTATGGGGCGCGGCCCCCACCTACACCACCggcctcccctcctccttccatGTTGATCCGACAAGGAGAGGGAGGGTTGTTTGTTCCAGGGGGCCAGGACGAAGCATCCAGGGGCACCACGCTCAGCACCTCAGAGGATGGCAGCTACGGGGCTGACATCACCCGCTGCATCTGTGGCTTCACCCACGATGACGGCTACATGATCTGCTGTGATAAGTGCAG TGCCTGGCAGCATATTGACTGCATGGGCATCGACAGGCAGAACATTCCTGAGACCTATCTGTGTGAACGCTGCCAACCACGACACCTGGATAGGGAGAGGGCCATCCTGCTGCAGACTAGGAAACGAGAATGTTTGTCTG ATGGGGACACCAGTGCGACAGAGAGTGGAGATGAGGTGCCGTTAGAGCTGTACTCCACCTTCCAACACACACCTACCACCATCACCCTGACGACTGGGCGCCTTGGCCATAAACAGGTTGATAAAAAACGTAAAAAGAGTGGCGATAAGGAGCCTCAAGCATCCTCAGCCCGAGCTAAGAAG GCCTTCCGAGAAGGTTCCAGAAAGTCCTCCAGAGTAAAG GGTGCCGCTCCAGAGCAGGAGCCGACAGAACACCCGTCTCTGTGGGAGAACAAGATCAAGACGTGGATGGAGCGTTACGAGGAGGCCAGCAGCAATCAGTACAGTGAGGACGTCCAGGTCCTGTTGCGTGTTAAAGAGCAAGGCGACGGCAAGAGCCTGGCGTACAACACGCATCCAGCCTCTTTCAAACCACCTGTGGAG AGTCAAgttcagaaaaacaagaagatcCTCAAGGCGGTGCGAGACCTGGCCCCAGACTCCCTCATCATTGAGTACAGGGGAAAGTTTATGCTTCGACAGCAATTTGAGGCCAATGGTTACTTCTTTAAGAG GCCGTAtccatttgtgttattttattcaaaatttGACGGACTGGAGATGTGTGTGGACGCTCGCAGCTTCGGCAACGAGGCGCGCTTCATCCGTCGCTCCTGTACCCCCAATTCTGAG GTGCGGCACGTCATCGAAGACGGCATGCTGCATTTATACATCTACTCTTTGAGGCCTATCACCAAGGGCACAGAGATCACCATTGGCTTTGATTTTGACTATGGCAGCTG TAAATACAAGGTGGACTGTGCCTGTGTGAGGGGGAACCAGGAATGCCCAGTGCTCAAGCACAACCTGGAGCCCACGGAGAACTTGGGTTCTGGAGGTCGCCGCCGAGGGAGTCGCAAGGACAAGGAGGCGGTGCGGGACGACCTGGGCCAGAACCAGAACATGGGTTTGGACGGCGAGGGGAAGAGCAAGAGTTTAGGTGACGgcaaacagagaaaactttCTCCTCTCCGCCTCTCCATCTCAAACAACCAG GATCCTGAGTTATATGAGGATCTTGAAGACAAAACTTCCGTTAGCAATGAAGTAGAGATGGAATCAGAGGAGCAGattgcagagaggaggaggaagatg AcacgagaagagaggaagatggaggccATTCTGCAAGCCTTCGCCCGTatggagaagagggagaaacGCAGGGAGCAGGCCCTGGAGCGAATCGGCAGTGTCAAGTCAGAGGTCGGAGGCCGCAGTGACATCAAGGAAGAGCCTCCGGTCACTCCTGAGACAGCAGATTCCCCAACTGTCATGCAg CCACTTCTGGAGGTGAAAGAGGAGCCAGGACTAAAGCAGGCAAAGGTCAAAGCCTCgagaaacaggaagagtttCTCAAGAAACCGCACGCACATCGGTCAGCAGCGCCGACGAGCTCGCACCATCAGCACCTGTTCTGACTTGGCCCCTGGCTCTCCGACTGAGTCTATTGAGCCCCTGTCCAATGACTCTCCTGAAGGAGAAACCCCCACTGCACTGGAGCCTGAGACCATCGCTTACCAAGCAGAGGACACCAGCCCTCCGCACAGCAGCTCACCTGCACCTGACAGAAACCGCACTGGGAGCAAGAACTTCAAAACTAAAAAg CACTTTGTCAGCGAATGGGTgggagagaagcagcaggacCGTGGTGCAGTGCGAACCCCTGAGCCGGCCCCAGAGAGACCACTGAGAATAAGCAGTGACCCAGAAGTACTCGCCACACAGCTGAACGCCCTTCCAGGCATGGCCTGCTCGCCGCAGATCTACAGCACGCCCAAACACTACGTTCGTTTCTCGTCCCCATTCCTGGCGAATCGCAGCCCCACCACTCCCGGAGTCCCCACAGGGAGACGGCGGTCCAGAGAACTGCCAGAAACTCCGCCAACCACAGGCCCCTGCAAGAAG CGATGGTTGAAGCaggctctggaggaggaaggCTCCCCCAGCCCAGCCAGACGACCGAGCCTCGTCATGCCCAGTGAGGGACCTCTCAGCCCCTCCATTAATGGAGACTCGGACAGCCCTCTACCTTTCAACGGCATTTGCTCGCTACCAG AGTTGCCCACACCTTTGAAAAAGCGGCGGTTGAGTCCGTTAGATGCCTGTATGTCCGAGAGTTCAACACCCTACGGCTCCCCATGTGCCACGCCCACCAGGGCCGACCAACTGGAGACACCTGCGACGCCCGTCTTACTCGCTACCCCTCCACGCCCGCGGATAGAGGAGCCCAATACAGAGCCCCTGCCCAGCACCCCAACACAGACACTTACTGCCCCTCAGGAG AGTGAATCTTCTGTGGAGAGCTCACCAGAGGTCAGCCGGAAACCCAGTGTGCAAGAG GCTGATCGCCCGCCTTCGTTGGTCTCCTCTCCTTGCATCAGGGCTCCCAGCTCAGATGGACTACCCACAGAGGCCAAGATGTCAGTTCCAGAGAGTCCACAGCCCCCAGCGACAGAGTCTGTGGACTGCGGGGAGGACCGGACTGATGGTGGAGTTGTAGAAGGCAATAGCGAGGCTTCCTCTTCCGCAGAAACTTGTGCTTCCTCTTTTCCCGGCTGGATAAAAAGCCCAGAGAGAGGCCCGACTGGAGCAGCTGGCCTGAACTTCTCCCCAGTCAACTCAAACTTAAGGGACCTCACCCCTTCACACACCCTGGAGCCTCTGGCAGCTCCTTTCAGGCCTGAGGCTGCAGCTGGGACTGCAGCAGTGTCCACAGCAGGGACCGGGTCATTGGTCAGCTCTCAAGCCCCCTTCAGTGAAGGCCAGGGGCAGCTCTTTTACCCCTGCTCTGAAGAGGGAAGCTCACTCGGATTCCCTCGCTCACTGAACGGGGACGGCAGCGGCGAGGCAGGAGGATCGGCACAGAACCCTCCACAGAAGAAAAAG GTTTCCCTGCTCGAATACAGAAAGCGTCAACGAGAAGCTCGCCGCAGCGGCTCTAAGACTGAGTGCAGCTCTCCCGTTTCCACCGTGCCGCCCATGAGCATGGACGCCTTTCCTGTCGCTCTCGAGACTGCCAGtgagcctcctcctccccctgctcccaCAATACTCTGCAACGCCACCTCCAACGCCACCACGGTCACGGTAAAAGAGCCTCAAACTAATGAGGAGGCAGAGACTGCtgcagagaaaggagagaaggaaggcGGAGAAGGACAGTG gaCGTCGTCGACTTCTGTGGAGCAGGCCCGAGAGCGGAGCTACCACCGAGCTCTGCTGCTCAGCAAAGATAAAGACACAG ATGGTGAGACAGAGGGTGGTGACACGCCTGCCCTCAGAGACTGTCCATCGCCAGGTCTTCAAAAGACCCCGACCCATGGA cccTGCTCTCCTGGTGCTGTCTCCCAGACTCCAAGTCGTTCAGTGAAGGAGGACGAGGCAGACGCTCAACCTCGGACGCCAAATCTGACGACGCAGCCACCAAGCAAACCCACAGGACCTAAGCCGGCTCCTCTGACCCCCACAAAGCTGCATCAAACCCCCTTGCCCTCCTCTCCGGTCCACTTCCCTGGATCCTCACTCCTCCACTCCCCCAAGCCTCCTTCTCAGGGCTCGCCCTACCGCAGCCAGAGGGCGCTGTTCTCCACGCAGCCTCAAAACCAGCCACAGCCCCAGGCTCAGACTGGCCCTGCTCCTTTTCCCCAGTATAACGCACAGAGtgctcctccaccacctccccctcctccaccagcgCCTCCAGTCTCCACGGCGTATTTTCCCAGCCAGAGCCCCTCGCCCGCTGGACCCTTCCCTGGGTTCAAACCTTCCGTCACCCCGCCTTACCCTCCCGGCTCTCAGCCCTTGATGCAGACTATTCCCCACAGTGTGCACTATCAGAGCTCAGCCGCGCCTCCTCCaccgcctcctccacctccacacccGATGAGCGGCCCCACTCTGCTGCACGTtaacctgcagcctcctcccaTCCAGCAGCACCAGCTCCTGCTGACCACTGCTCCCCCTCCGCCTCCTCCCCCTCAGGTTCAGACGTCCCaacagccgcagcagcagcctcttGCAGGCGGCCCCTTGTTGTCACTCACGCCTCCTCCGCCGCCCCCGCCTCCTCCCCCGGCCCCATCAACCAACCCCCAGATGCAGCCCCACCACTTTCAGAACTTAGGGGGGTTTCAGCCGGCACTGATGCATCCAGGGACCGTAGCCAATCCTTCAGTGCCCCAATCGACGTACCCCCCACCCCTTCAGCAGAGCGGActgcctccacctccccctcctcccccccaaCAGACTCAACAAGGCCAGGCCCAGGCCGCAGCCTCCCAGATGCCTTCTGGGACTCGTGGAGCTCCTGCGTCCTCGACCCCCTTTCACAGCTCGGGGTACCTTAGCACAGGGTGGCACTGA